The following is a genomic window from Burkholderiaceae bacterium.
TTCTTGTGGCCGGCCTCGGCCACGGTGGGGATGTCGGGGGCCAGCGCCGATCGCTGGCGGCTGGTGACGGCCAGCGCGGTGATCTTGCCGGCCTTGACGAAGGGCAGCATGCCGGGCGTGGCCAGCACGCCGCCGTCCACCTCGCCCGCCAGCACGGCGTTGACGGCGGGGCTGTTGCCCTTGTAGGGGATCTGCGTGATCTTCATGCCGGTGTCTTCCTTCATCATCTCTACCGCCAGGTGGCCGGGGCTGCCCGAGCCGGCGGAGGCGAAGTTGATGTTCTTCTTCTGACCGGCTGCGACCAGCTCGGCCAGGGTCTTGTAGCCGGTCTTGGGATGCACGCCCACCAGCATGCCCGATGAGGCCATCACCATCACCGGCCTGAAGTCGGCCGGCTTGAAGGGCAGCGATTTGTAGATGTGCGGGTTGACGGTGAAGGCGGTGTCGATGCCGATCAGCAGGGTGTAGCCGTCGGGCTCGCTCTTGGCCACCGCGTCGGCGCCGATGTTGCCCGAGGCGCCGGGTTTGTTCTCGATGATGAAGCTCTGCTTGAGCGTTTTTTGCAGCTCGGCGGCGATCGAGCGGGCGATGATGTCCGAGGGCCCGCCGGGCGGGAAGTTGTTGACGATCCGGACCGTCCTGGCAGGGTAGCTGCCCTGGGCCAGCGCGGGGGCGACCAGGGCGGCGGCGCACAGCGCGGCCAGGGCGCCGCGCCAAAGGCGTTTCGTCGTGAGCATGATGGAAGGCGTCCTGCGTTCGTCGATCAGGGTTGGTAGCCCGACTGCTGCACCACCGGCGCCCACTGCGCGCGGTAGGCCTTGAGCATGGCGGCGGTCTGCGCCGCCGTGGCCGACACCGGCACCATCTTGGCGTCGTGGAACTTGCGCCGCGTGTCCTCGTCCTTCATCACCTCGGCAATGGCCTGCGACAGGCGCGCCACCTCGGCCTTGGGCATGCTGGCCGGGGCGAAGAAGGCGTTCCAGCCGGTGGCCACCAGATCCAGCCCCGACTCCTTGTAGGTCGGCACGTCCGGCGCGAAGCCGGAGCGCTTGGCGCCCGAGCTGGCCAGGATGTGCAGCTTGCCCGCCTCGTGCTGGGGCAGCAGGGTGTCCAGCGTGTCGAAGGCCACCGGCACCTGGCCGCCGATCAAGTCGGTCATCAGCGGCCCCGAGCCGCGGTAGCCCACCACCTGGCCCTTCACATGCGCCTTCTCGCTGGTCATCAGGGCAAAGAAGTGCGGCAGGCTGCCGGTGGCCGGCACGCCGAAATTGGCCTGCTTGGGGTTGGCGCGCAGCCAGGCCAGCAGGTGCGACAGCGACTTGACCGGCACGGCGGTGGCCACCGCGGCGCCGAACTCGTATTCGCTGACCTGCGCCACGGGCTGGAAGTCGGCCTGCGGGTCGTAGCCCGCGTCCTTGAACACCAGCGGCGCCACCACGATGGTGGCCGGGTTGGCCAGCACCAGTTCGCGCCGGCTGGCGGGCGCCAGCTTGCTTTGCTGCATGGCCAGGCGCCCGCCGGCGCCGGTCTTGTTCTCGACCACCACCACCTCGCCCAGCTTGGCGCCCAGCTTGTCGCCGATGATGCGGGCGGTGCGGTCGCTGGAGCCGCCGGGCGCGTAGGGCACGACCAGATGCAGGGGGCCCTTGTCCTGGCTCCAG
Proteins encoded in this region:
- a CDS encoding tripartite tricarboxylate transporter substrate binding protein, which codes for MLTTKRLWRGALAALCAAALVAPALAQGSYPARTVRIVNNFPPGGPSDIIARSIAAELQKTLKQSFIIENKPGASGNIGADAVAKSEPDGYTLLIGIDTAFTVNPHIYKSLPFKPADFRPVMVMASSGMLVGVHPKTGYKTLAELVAAGQKKNINFASAGSGSPGHLAVEMMKEDTGMKITQIPYKGNSPAVNAVLAGEVDGGVLATPGMLPFVKAGKITALAVTSRQRSALAPDIPTVAEAGHKNLEQEVLYLAMVPAATPDAVVQTLQKAFADALAQPEVKKRLVDLDLFQEGLTGAAASQRIAELSQRYERVIRATGMHVE
- a CDS encoding ABC transporter substrate-binding protein, producing the protein MLRRSALKSAAALAAASIVAPAWSQDKGPLHLVVPYAPGGSSDRTARIIGDKLGAKLGEVVVVENKTGAGGRLAMQQSKLAPASRRELVLANPATIVVAPLVFKDAGYDPQADFQPVAQVSEYEFGAAVATAVPVKSLSHLLAWLRANPKQANFGVPATGSLPHFFALMTSEKAHVKGQVVGYRGSGPLMTDLIGGQVPVAFDTLDTLLPQHEAGKLHILASSGAKRSGFAPDVPTYKESGLDLVATGWNAFFAPASMPKAEVARLSQAIAEVMKDEDTRRKFHDAKMVPVSATAAQTAAMLKAYRAQWAPVVQQSGYQP